In Aminobacterium sp. MB27-C1, a single genomic region encodes these proteins:
- the acpP gene encoding acyl carrier protein, with protein MKKEEVLARLKEIIIDRLDVEESQIVPEASFVEDLGADSLDIVELIMGIEEEFDIEIPDEDAEKLTSVGEAMKYTFDKLGVEE; from the coding sequence ATGAAAAAAGAAGAAGTGTTAGCACGCCTGAAAGAAATTATCATCGATAGATTGGATGTTGAAGAAAGCCAGATCGTTCCGGAGGCTTCTTTTGTTGAAGATCTTGGAGCTGACTCTCTTGATATTGTTGAGCTCATCATGGGTATTGAGGAAGAGTTCGACATTGAAATTCCTGACGAGGATGCGGAAAAGCTCACTTCCGTAGGGGAAGCAATGAAATATACCTTCGACAAGCTTGGAGTAGAAGAGTAA
- the fabG gene encoding 3-oxoacyl-[acyl-carrier-protein] reductase, protein MPEKIALVTGGGRGIGKAIALELASRGHNVAISYNRSESEAMNVCKEIEAMGVKSLAVKCDVTDAEQVEALFSTIEDSWGIVEILVNNAGITKDNLLMRMKDDDWDKVIAANLTSVYRCSKRALKKMVKARWGRIINISSVVALIGNPGQSNYCASKAGIVGFTKAVAREYGARGITSNAIAPGFIETDMTSILKDEIKQSMLSQIPLGRAGVPEDIAKVAAFLASDDSAYITGQVIAVDGGMTMC, encoded by the coding sequence ATGCCAGAGAAGATAGCACTTGTTACAGGCGGAGGTAGAGGGATAGGAAAAGCTATTGCTTTGGAACTCGCTTCACGTGGACACAATGTGGCCATAAGTTACAACAGAAGCGAAAGCGAAGCAATGAACGTCTGTAAGGAAATAGAAGCTATGGGTGTTAAAAGCTTAGCTGTGAAATGTGATGTTACCGACGCTGAGCAAGTAGAGGCTCTTTTTTCAACAATAGAAGATTCATGGGGTATTGTGGAGATTCTTGTAAACAACGCAGGAATAACAAAGGATAATCTTCTGATGCGAATGAAAGATGATGACTGGGATAAAGTAATTGCAGCTAACCTTACCTCAGTATATCGTTGTTCAAAACGAGCCTTGAAGAAGATGGTAAAAGCACGATGGGGGCGTATTATTAATATCTCTTCTGTTGTCGCTTTGATTGGAAATCCAGGCCAGTCGAATTATTGCGCATCAAAAGCTGGAATTGTCGGATTTACCAAAGCTGTTGCGAGGGAATATGGGGCCCGCGGAATTACTTCAAATGCTATTGCTCCAGGTTTCATTGAAACTGATATGACATCCATCTTGAAAGATGAGATTAAACAGTCTATGCTGTCTCAGATTCCTTTAGGTAGAGCTGGAGTTCCTGAAGATATTGCAAAGGTTGCAGCTTTCCTTGCTTCAGATGATTCTGCATATATAACAGGTCAGGTTATTGCCGTCGATGGCGGAATGACTATGTGTTAA
- the fabD gene encoding ACP S-malonyltransferase, with product MKYAVVFPGQGAQEVGMGKSLYDTFDVARDVFERADKALGFKLSDIIFNGPDEKLTLTAFTQPAILTASIAAYSVLTEAFGVSIDADYFAGHSLGEYTALVATGALSLEDGVRLVHLRGSLMQEAVPEGVGAMAALIGLDSDVVCDICAELAPNQECQPANFNSPGQIVISGKTSFVEKAAEEAKKRGARKAVMLKVSAPFHSSLMRPVADQLQKAFEECEWHVPSRPVIANVSAKPVSTVEDIQSALYHQTYSPVLWTDSVMYMVSQNIDSYLELGPGTVLAGLIKRCQKGLKTYSAMNEEELRAIAALFQEEGAE from the coding sequence ATGAAATATGCAGTAGTTTTTCCTGGTCAGGGAGCTCAAGAAGTAGGAATGGGAAAAAGTTTATATGACACCTTTGATGTAGCTAGGGATGTATTTGAAAGAGCAGATAAAGCACTAGGTTTTAAACTGAGTGACATTATTTTTAATGGTCCAGACGAGAAACTTACTCTTACTGCTTTTACGCAGCCAGCTATTTTAACGGCGAGTATCGCCGCATATTCAGTATTGACAGAAGCTTTCGGAGTTTCAATAGATGCAGATTATTTCGCTGGCCATAGCCTTGGCGAATATACTGCTTTGGTTGCCACGGGTGCTCTTTCGTTAGAAGATGGCGTTCGTTTGGTTCATCTTCGTGGCTCTCTTATGCAAGAGGCGGTTCCTGAAGGAGTCGGTGCAATGGCAGCTCTTATTGGACTTGATTCCGATGTGGTTTGTGATATATGTGCTGAGTTAGCACCGAATCAAGAATGCCAGCCTGCAAATTTTAATTCGCCTGGGCAAATTGTTATCTCGGGTAAGACTTCCTTTGTTGAAAAAGCAGCAGAAGAGGCTAAAAAAAGAGGAGCTCGTAAGGCAGTAATGCTGAAAGTAAGCGCTCCATTCCATAGCTCCTTAATGAGGCCAGTTGCCGATCAGCTTCAGAAGGCTTTTGAGGAATGCGAGTGGCATGTTCCCTCGCGACCGGTTATAGCCAATGTTTCGGCAAAACCAGTTTCCACTGTAGAAGATATACAGAGTGCGCTATACCATCAGACATATAGTCCTGTTTTATGGACAGATTCTGTTATGTATATGGTTTCGCAGAATATAGATTCGTATTTGGAATTAGGGCCAGGAACTGTCTTGGCTGGTTTAATTAAGCGTTGCCAGAAGGGGCTTAAGACGTATTCTGCGATGAATGAAGAAGAGTTACGGGCTATAGCTGCCCTTTTCCAGGAGGAAGGAGCGGAATAG
- the selD gene encoding selenide, water dikinase SelD translates to MRLTELSKTSGUAAKIGPADLEKILRDIPSVRDDRIISTWASGEDAALWIIDDRRLGVLTLDFITPIVDDPRKWGEIAACNSISDVFAMGGRPIVALNIVGFPVKKLDIEILREVLEGGYAKVREAGAFLVGGHSVEDDEPKYGLAVYGEVARSNPWQVVGAKPGDALLLTKPIGSGVIATGIKADMIVDPKGPEEAMRWMSTLNNIPLVIPQELLDHVHACTDVTGFGLIGHTLDMLSAKTLNVTLGLHDVPLFPGVIELAESGLIPAGTYNNRIQYEDHVTEKEEFPAERVDMMYDAQTSGGLLLALNQEHAPAMLNALKEAGFERSTCIGYFSEGQGKIEIVHNL, encoded by the coding sequence ATGCGATTAACTGAACTTTCTAAAACAAGTGGGTGAGCCGCCAAAATAGGTCCGGCGGACCTTGAAAAAATACTTCGAGACATACCTTCGGTACGAGACGACCGTATTATTTCAACATGGGCATCTGGAGAAGACGCAGCACTCTGGATTATTGATGACAGACGCCTTGGAGTTCTTACCCTTGATTTCATTACTCCCATTGTAGATGACCCAAGAAAATGGGGAGAAATAGCAGCGTGTAATTCTATTAGCGACGTCTTTGCAATGGGCGGACGCCCTATTGTTGCCCTGAATATAGTAGGATTCCCCGTAAAAAAGTTAGATATTGAGATATTACGGGAAGTGCTTGAGGGAGGCTATGCAAAAGTTAGAGAAGCAGGAGCGTTTCTAGTAGGAGGTCATAGTGTAGAAGATGACGAACCTAAATATGGACTTGCTGTATACGGAGAAGTTGCAAGATCGAATCCATGGCAAGTAGTCGGAGCAAAACCAGGCGACGCACTACTTTTAACAAAACCTATAGGAAGTGGTGTCATTGCAACAGGAATAAAAGCGGACATGATTGTGGATCCCAAAGGACCAGAAGAGGCCATGCGATGGATGTCTACTCTTAATAATATTCCACTCGTCATTCCTCAAGAATTACTTGATCATGTTCATGCCTGTACAGACGTAACCGGTTTTGGGCTTATTGGACATACTCTAGATATGCTTTCAGCAAAAACGTTGAATGTCACGCTGGGTCTCCATGACGTCCCGTTATTTCCAGGTGTCATTGAACTTGCAGAGAGCGGGTTGATTCCGGCAGGCACATATAATAATAGAATTCAATATGAAGATCACGTCACAGAAAAAGAAGAATTCCCCGCTGAACGTGTAGACATGATGTATGATGCCCAAACGTCAGGCGGCTTATTGTTAGCTCTGAATCAAGAGCATGCCCCGGCAATGCTGAACGCATTGAAAGAAGCAGGGTTTGAAAGAAGCACGTGTATTGGTTATTTTTCTGAAGGGCAAGGTAAGATTGAAATTGTTCATAATCTTTAG
- the pyrR gene encoding bifunctional pyr operon transcriptional regulator/uracil phosphoribosyltransferase PyrR — protein sequence MLVEKTTIMNEEDIERVLKRIANEIIERNRGTENVALVGIQRRGVFLAKRLQQSLKKQEKVKIPAGELDITLYRDDLTLLHEQPVVHSTSIPFDVNGMKVVLVDDVIYTGRTVRAALDALMDLGRPSVVQLAVLIDRGHRELPIQPDYCGKNVPTSSDEIVEVRVEELDGANNVVICERKS from the coding sequence ATGCTTGTAGAAAAAACGACGATTATGAATGAAGAGGATATAGAACGAGTTCTTAAAAGAATTGCCAATGAAATTATCGAGAGAAACAGGGGAACAGAGAATGTTGCTTTAGTTGGCATTCAAAGACGTGGCGTTTTTTTGGCCAAACGGCTTCAACAATCACTTAAAAAACAAGAGAAAGTCAAAATTCCTGCAGGTGAATTAGATATAACTCTTTATAGAGATGACCTCACTCTTCTTCACGAACAGCCAGTGGTACATAGCACATCTATTCCCTTTGATGTAAATGGAATGAAGGTCGTTTTAGTTGATGACGTCATTTATACGGGCAGAACAGTACGGGCTGCTCTTGATGCTCTTATGGATTTAGGACGCCCCTCTGTAGTTCAACTTGCAGTTTTAATAGATAGAGGCCATCGTGAATTGCCTATACAACCCGATTATTGCGGGAAAAATGTACCTACATCTTCTGATGAAATAGTGGAAGTTCGTGTAGAGGAATTGGATGGCGCCAATAATGTTGTTATCTGCGAAAGAAAAAGTTAG
- the rnc gene encoding ribonuclease III, which yields MNVSEKEQWWRLALASFQERLGYSFVNIATLEEALTHASFAHEAGLPFFNERLEFLGDAVLELVVSAGLFNEYTHEDEGVLTRYRANLVCKDALSAWGTSMEIPRLVRLGKGLVHQGANASIIADASEAVFGAVFFDGGYEAASQVILRYLFFQSKSNAYDEKQDPKSLLQEETQKRGLGQPQYKVVSSEGPSHMPLFTVQLSIGDHFKAVGRGHSIKMAESKVAQQVLTQTELWCKNDIDGGP from the coding sequence GTGAACGTATCTGAGAAGGAGCAATGGTGGCGACTTGCGCTTGCCTCCTTTCAGGAACGACTAGGATATTCTTTTGTTAATATAGCGACGTTAGAGGAGGCCCTAACCCATGCTTCCTTTGCTCATGAGGCGGGCCTTCCTTTTTTTAACGAGCGCTTAGAGTTCTTGGGCGATGCTGTTCTGGAACTAGTCGTTTCTGCTGGTTTATTTAATGAATACACTCATGAAGATGAAGGAGTCTTGACGCGATATCGTGCAAACCTTGTTTGTAAGGATGCATTGTCTGCGTGGGGGACTTCTATGGAGATTCCGCGCCTTGTTCGTTTAGGCAAGGGATTGGTCCATCAGGGGGCAAATGCATCTATTATTGCAGATGCTTCTGAGGCTGTTTTTGGGGCGGTGTTTTTTGACGGCGGATATGAAGCCGCATCGCAGGTTATACTAAGATATCTCTTTTTTCAGTCTAAAAGTAATGCGTATGATGAAAAACAAGATCCAAAGTCTCTTCTACAAGAAGAAACCCAAAAAAGAGGATTGGGGCAACCTCAATACAAAGTTGTATCATCAGAAGGTCCTTCTCATATGCCCCTTTTTACGGTGCAATTGAGTATAGGAGATCATTTTAAAGCTGTTGGGCGTGGACATTCGATAAAAATGGCTGAAAGTAAGGTTGCGCAACAGGTACTGACTCAAACGGAACTCTGGTGTAAAAATGATATTGATGGAGGGCCTTAG
- the fabF gene encoding beta-ketoacyl-ACP synthase II, producing the protein MRRVVITGLGVVSPIANGRENFWQALKEGKNGVFPFSTFDASDLPVTFGAEIKDFDPTLWLDKKEAKRSDRVIHFAVAAADMAVEDAHLDISSLDSNRFGVYIGTGQGGIETTFNNFKTLMEKGPRRVSPFFIPMMISNMSTAYVAIRYGAKGPNMCVVTACATGTNSIGEAYYSIMRDDADIILAGGTEAALRSISIAGFAAMKALSTRNDEPQRASRPFDKDRDGFVMGEGAGVLVLEDLEHALKRGATIYGEIVGYGSTCDASHITAPDPQGDGAVRAMRQAMRQAKWLPEDVDYINAHGTSTELNDKMESMAIRTLFGEYTPNVLVNSTKSMIGHCLGAAGALETIAALQSIVEGVVHPTINYETPDPDCGVNVVGQEAVHKSVSRLLVNSFGFGGHNAVIAVQKYEE; encoded by the coding sequence TTGAGAAGGGTAGTTATCACGGGGTTAGGAGTAGTAAGCCCAATCGCGAATGGTAGGGAAAATTTTTGGCAGGCTCTTAAAGAAGGAAAAAACGGAGTCTTCCCTTTTTCAACATTTGATGCCAGTGATCTTCCTGTGACATTTGGTGCTGAGATTAAAGATTTTGACCCTACGCTTTGGCTTGACAAAAAAGAGGCAAAAAGATCTGATCGGGTTATTCATTTTGCTGTAGCAGCAGCTGATATGGCAGTCGAAGATGCCCATCTTGATATTAGTAGCCTGGATTCGAATAGATTTGGTGTTTATATTGGAACAGGACAGGGTGGCATAGAAACCACTTTTAACAATTTTAAAACTCTGATGGAAAAAGGACCGAGGCGTGTAAGCCCCTTCTTTATTCCTATGATGATCAGCAACATGTCTACTGCATATGTTGCTATTCGCTATGGAGCTAAAGGGCCTAATATGTGTGTTGTTACAGCATGTGCCACAGGAACAAATAGTATAGGTGAAGCCTACTACTCAATAATGAGGGATGACGCAGATATCATTCTTGCTGGAGGAACGGAAGCAGCTCTTCGTTCTATCAGTATTGCAGGTTTTGCTGCTATGAAGGCTCTTTCCACTAGAAATGACGAACCACAACGGGCATCTCGTCCTTTTGACAAGGATCGCGATGGTTTTGTAATGGGGGAAGGGGCAGGTGTTCTCGTTCTTGAGGACTTAGAGCATGCTTTAAAACGCGGTGCTACTATATATGGAGAAATTGTAGGATATGGTTCTACATGCGATGCGAGCCATATTACTGCACCTGATCCTCAAGGGGATGGAGCGGTCAGAGCCATGCGACAGGCCATGCGACAGGCAAAATGGCTTCCTGAAGATGTTGATTATATTAATGCTCACGGAACCTCTACAGAGCTTAATGATAAAATGGAAAGCATGGCAATTCGCACATTGTTTGGTGAGTATACCCCCAATGTTCTTGTCAATTCAACAAAATCAATGATCGGACATTGTCTTGGAGCTGCCGGAGCATTAGAAACAATAGCAGCGTTACAGTCCATAGTGGAAGGTGTCGTTCATCCTACGATCAACTACGAAACACCTGATCCTGATTGTGGAGTCAATGTTGTAGGCCAGGAGGCTGTACATAAATCTGTGTCCCGTCTTTTAGTTAATAGCTTCGGATTTGGTGGACATAATGCAGTTATAGCAGTACAGAAATACGAGGAGTAA
- a CDS encoding MFS transporter: MNKTHSSHVDYILLTLSLSLFCAMLGVGVISPILPVYASKLGASGILLGLVFGTFSFARTGGMILSGELAERFDRKRLLTLGLLIYSLASLAYVHADTTLSLITIRFFHGLGSAFVVPITMAIGADIAKKGEEGIFFGTLQGALFLGVGFGPLISGVLTDHIGWHVPFYFMTTLTTIALLMVIKKLPIGIPSRSKSNGKMLPAIRGMIKNAALRTCFYYQFCFAMCRGTMLMMIPLLASGYSLSFSQIGIILSLNSVTTGVLQRYFGQLSDKISRHHLIIVGGIFSGCVFIIVPFFESFTGLVIASVIFGVGHALSAPSLAAIAAENSFQFGSGRTMSVFNIFFSLGMMTGPVLDGFIVESNFPLSPFHVLSFFIFSATIPFLFFVKNKNNQSATSES; this comes from the coding sequence ATGAATAAAACTCATTCCTCCCACGTAGACTATATTTTACTTACGCTCTCTCTGTCTTTATTCTGCGCCATGCTTGGCGTTGGTGTTATTAGTCCCATTCTTCCTGTCTATGCATCAAAGCTTGGTGCTAGTGGCATTCTTCTTGGTCTGGTTTTCGGCACCTTCTCATTCGCGCGAACAGGCGGAATGATTCTCAGTGGAGAGTTAGCTGAACGTTTTGACAGAAAACGCCTCTTAACGCTTGGTCTTTTAATTTATTCATTAGCTTCCCTCGCTTATGTACACGCTGATACTACACTTTCTCTTATTACTATACGTTTCTTCCATGGACTGGGTTCCGCCTTTGTTGTACCTATAACGATGGCAATAGGCGCTGATATAGCAAAAAAAGGCGAAGAAGGCATATTTTTCGGTACACTTCAGGGTGCTCTCTTTTTAGGCGTAGGTTTTGGACCTCTTATCAGTGGAGTTCTTACTGATCATATAGGATGGCACGTGCCTTTTTATTTTATGACGACACTCACTACTATTGCCCTTCTCATGGTTATTAAAAAGCTTCCCATCGGGATTCCAAGTCGCTCTAAGTCTAATGGGAAAATGCTTCCCGCAATTAGAGGCATGATAAAAAATGCCGCTCTTCGAACCTGTTTTTATTACCAATTTTGTTTTGCAATGTGTCGAGGAACAATGCTTATGATGATTCCTCTTCTTGCTTCTGGTTACTCTCTTTCTTTTTCACAAATAGGCATAATCCTCTCCCTTAACTCCGTTACAACGGGAGTTTTACAACGATATTTTGGGCAACTTTCTGACAAAATTTCACGTCATCACCTGATAATTGTTGGTGGTATTTTCTCAGGGTGTGTTTTTATCATCGTACCTTTCTTTGAATCTTTTACAGGTCTCGTCATAGCGAGTGTTATTTTTGGCGTGGGGCACGCACTCTCTGCTCCATCTCTCGCAGCTATAGCTGCCGAAAACAGTTTTCAATTTGGTAGCGGGCGAACAATGAGCGTATTCAATATTTTCTTTAGTCTGGGGATGATGACGGGGCCAGTTCTAGATGGTTTTATCGTTGAATCAAACTTTCCATTGAGTCCATTTCATGTGCTGAGCTTCTTTATTTTTTCAGCAACAATCCCATTTCTTTTCTTTGTAAAGAATAAAAACAACCAATCAGCTACATCGGAAAGCTAA